From one Halosimplex rubrum genomic stretch:
- a CDS encoding SdpI family protein, whose product MHTNHRFGVAAALVAVSALVSVLAAPSLPETVVTHWNAAGEPDGTMSKTAALALLPALSAVLVALLAVLPRLDPLGENVADFRAYYDWFVVLFAGFMALVHGGVVAFNLGYEFDFTLLILAAVAGLFYYIGVLLTHAERNWFVGIRTPWTLSDETVWERTHELGGRLFKLTAVVSLVGLLAGDYAVYFLLVPALATAAVTVAYSYYCYERLDDAGDGAEPGV is encoded by the coding sequence ATGCACACGAACCACCGCTTCGGCGTCGCGGCCGCGCTCGTCGCGGTCTCGGCGCTCGTGAGCGTCCTCGCCGCGCCGTCACTTCCCGAGACGGTCGTCACCCACTGGAACGCCGCGGGGGAGCCGGACGGTACGATGTCGAAGACGGCCGCACTCGCGCTGCTCCCCGCGCTATCGGCCGTCCTCGTCGCGCTGTTGGCGGTGTTGCCCCGTCTCGATCCGCTGGGCGAGAACGTCGCCGACTTCCGCGCGTACTACGATTGGTTCGTCGTCCTGTTCGCGGGGTTCATGGCCCTCGTCCACGGCGGCGTCGTCGCGTTCAACCTCGGCTACGAGTTCGACTTCACGCTGCTGATCCTGGCCGCGGTGGCCGGACTCTTCTACTACATCGGGGTCCTGCTCACCCACGCCGAGCGGAACTGGTTCGTCGGCATCCGCACGCCGTGGACGCTCAGCGACGAGACCGTCTGGGAGCGGACTCACGAACTGGGCGGCCGGCTGTTCAAACTGACCGCCGTCGTCTCGCTCGTGGGCCTGCTCGCCGGCGACTACGCCGTCTACTTCCTCCTGGTCCCGGCGCTCGCGACCGCCGCCGTCACCGTGGCGTACTCGTACTACTGCTACGAGCGCCTCGACGACGCCGGGGACGGGGCCGAACCCGGGGTCTGA
- a CDS encoding DUF5796 family protein encodes MSARNDVPPDTLGVELTEDGVAVEYVDGREAFYRGVPTAVEDSVRAAPGKDVHVLVTDASETQGIMLYVNDLDTHDDILETTGVGRVMVDDGDDEPLFQGVRAHSKAHRVEVEADLSVVDGRVFVFIEDEMGEQSFEIVENA; translated from the coding sequence ATGAGCGCGCGCAACGACGTGCCGCCGGACACGCTGGGGGTCGAACTCACCGAGGACGGGGTCGCCGTCGAGTACGTCGACGGCCGAGAGGCCTTCTACCGCGGCGTCCCGACGGCCGTCGAGGACAGCGTCCGCGCCGCGCCCGGCAAGGACGTACACGTGCTGGTCACCGACGCCTCGGAGACCCAGGGGATCATGCTGTACGTCAACGACCTGGACACCCACGACGACATCCTGGAGACGACCGGCGTCGGCCGCGTCATGGTCGACGACGGCGACGACGAGCCGCTCTTTCAGGGCGTGCGGGCGCACTCGAAGGCACACCGCGTCGAGGTCGAGGCCGACCTCTCGGTCGTCGACGGCCGCGTGTTCGTCTTCATCGAGGACGAGATGGGCGAGCAGAGCTTCGAGATCGTCGAGAACGCGTAA
- a CDS encoding CoxG family protein produces MTVRVERSFELPVDRERVWEFIADPGRRAGAISVVSEYTVHDDGSATWRLDLPIPVVNRTIAVETEDEERRAPEYVRFVGRSKVMKVVGEHELTETDEGTRLTNRFVVDGSLPGVERFFKRNLDDEIRNLEQALADDLGVEV; encoded by the coding sequence ATGACTGTTCGGGTGGAGCGGTCGTTCGAGCTACCGGTCGACCGCGAGCGCGTCTGGGAGTTCATCGCCGATCCGGGACGGAGAGCCGGCGCCATCAGCGTCGTCTCGGAGTACACCGTCCACGACGACGGGAGCGCCACCTGGCGACTCGACCTCCCGATCCCGGTCGTGAACCGGACCATCGCCGTCGAGACCGAGGACGAGGAGCGCCGAGCGCCGGAGTACGTCCGGTTCGTCGGCCGCTCGAAGGTGATGAAGGTCGTCGGCGAGCACGAGCTGACCGAGACCGACGAGGGCACGCGGCTCACCAACCGCTTCGTCGTCGACGGCTCGCTCCCGGGCGTCGAACGCTTCTTCAAGCGGAATCTGGACGACGAGATTCGGAACCTGGAGCAGGCGCTGGCCGACGACCTCGGGGTCGAAGTGTGA
- a CDS encoding DUF7128 family protein: protein MVVTTERDEMTWYKCEACGLLFDDRSDANQHEDNCDAEEPSYIQ from the coding sequence ATGGTCGTGACTACCGAGCGCGACGAAATGACCTGGTACAAGTGCGAGGCGTGCGGGCTGCTGTTCGACGACCGGTCCGACGCGAACCAGCACGAGGACAACTGCGACGCCGAAGAGCCGTCGTACATCCAGTAA
- a CDS encoding DUF7123 family protein: protein MSELGEEDREILDYLRDSVSRGQSYFRAKNIAEQIGLSSKQVGARLPKLDEESDDVDIEKWGRARSTTWRVTLS, encoded by the coding sequence ATGAGCGAACTCGGCGAGGAGGACAGGGAGATTCTGGATTATCTACGCGACAGCGTCTCGCGCGGGCAGAGTTACTTCAGAGCGAAGAACATCGCCGAGCAGATCGGACTCTCCTCGAAGCAGGTCGGCGCGCGGCTGCCCAAGCTCGACGAGGAGTCCGACGACGTCGACATCGAGAAGTGGGGTCGCGCGCGCTCGACGACCTGGCGCGTCACGCTCAGTTAA
- a CDS encoding aldehyde dehydrogenase family protein: MSREQTEPFEHYVDGEWTVGESEGTFESANPATGETLGEFYRATPTDVERAVTAAEEAFEEWRRLSYIDRAEVLWEVYHELRDRTDELGEIVTRECGKEISEGRADVVEAAHMVEWAAGNARHPHGDVVPSEIAAKDAYMRRKPRGVVGCITPWNFPVAIPFWHVAVALVEGNTVVWKPAEQTPYCGQIVAEMMIDAGVPPGVFNVVQGFGDAGNAIVEDERVSTVLFTGSAEVGHKIDEKLGGVPGRDAALEMGGKNAIVVTDEADLDIALHSAVMSSFKTTGQRCVSSERIIVHTDVYDEFKARFVDLAEDVAVGDPLEEDTFMGPVVDESQVEKFGEYNDLAREEGANVLVDREELDDSEIPEGHQDGHWVGPFVYEVDYDPDLRCIHEEVFGPHVALIEYDGDIERAVEIHNDTDYGLAGAVVSEDYRQINYYRDHAEVGLAYGNLPSIGAEVQLPFGGVKKSGKGAPSAREVIEAVTERTAWTLNNSKDIQMAQGLSADITTDEG, translated from the coding sequence ATGAGTCGGGAGCAAACGGAGCCGTTCGAGCACTACGTCGACGGCGAGTGGACGGTCGGGGAGAGCGAGGGGACCTTCGAGAGCGCGAATCCGGCGACGGGGGAGACGCTGGGGGAGTTCTACCGCGCGACCCCGACGGACGTCGAGCGGGCGGTCACCGCCGCCGAGGAGGCCTTCGAGGAGTGGCGCCGGCTGTCCTACATCGACCGCGCCGAGGTGCTCTGGGAGGTGTACCACGAACTGCGGGACCGCACGGACGAACTCGGCGAAATCGTCACCCGGGAGTGCGGCAAGGAGATCAGCGAGGGCCGCGCCGACGTGGTCGAGGCCGCCCACATGGTCGAGTGGGCCGCCGGCAACGCCCGCCACCCCCACGGCGACGTGGTGCCCTCCGAGATCGCCGCCAAGGACGCCTACATGCGCCGCAAACCGCGGGGCGTCGTCGGCTGTATCACCCCGTGGAACTTCCCGGTCGCCATCCCGTTCTGGCACGTGGCCGTCGCGCTGGTCGAGGGCAACACCGTCGTCTGGAAGCCCGCCGAGCAGACGCCCTACTGCGGCCAGATCGTCGCGGAGATGATGATCGACGCCGGCGTCCCGCCGGGCGTGTTCAACGTCGTCCAGGGCTTCGGCGACGCCGGCAACGCCATCGTCGAGGACGAGCGCGTCTCGACGGTCCTCTTCACGGGCTCGGCCGAGGTCGGCCACAAGATAGACGAGAAACTCGGCGGCGTCCCCGGTCGCGACGCCGCCCTGGAGATGGGCGGCAAGAACGCCATCGTCGTCACCGACGAGGCCGACCTCGACATCGCCCTGCACTCGGCGGTCATGTCCTCGTTCAAGACGACCGGCCAGCGCTGCGTCTCCAGCGAGCGCATCATCGTCCACACGGACGTGTACGACGAGTTCAAAGCGCGGTTCGTCGACCTGGCCGAGGACGTCGCCGTCGGCGACCCGCTGGAGGAGGACACCTTCATGGGTCCGGTCGTCGACGAGAGCCAGGTCGAGAAGTTCGGCGAGTACAACGACCTGGCCCGCGAAGAGGGCGCGAACGTCCTCGTCGACCGCGAGGAACTGGACGACTCGGAGATTCCAGAGGGTCACCAAGACGGCCACTGGGTCGGCCCGTTCGTCTACGAGGTCGACTACGACCCCGATCTCCGGTGTATCCACGAGGAGGTGTTCGGCCCCCACGTCGCGCTCATCGAGTACGACGGGGACATCGAACGGGCCGTCGAGATCCACAACGACACCGACTACGGCCTCGCGGGCGCCGTCGTCTCCGAGGACTACCGACAGATCAACTACTACCGCGACCACGCCGAGGTCGGCCTCGCCTACGGCAACCTCCCCTCGATCGGTGCCGAGGTCCAGCTCCCCTTCGGCGGCGTCAAGAAGTCCGGCAAGGGCGCCCCCAGCGCCCGCGAGGTCATCGAGGCCGTCACCGAGCGCACCGCCTGGACGCTCAACAACTCGAAGGACATCCAGATGGCTCAGGGCCTCTCGGCGGACATCACGACCGACGAGGGTTGA
- a CDS encoding DUF7525 family protein, translated as MSEVTAGSDMGIGLGLAFGVLAVAGAIGMLVAYSDQVVAGWSFALAIVAGICSIAGIHLYGAADA; from the coding sequence ATGAGCGAGGTTACCGCGGGCTCGGACATGGGCATCGGGCTGGGACTGGCGTTCGGCGTGCTCGCGGTCGCGGGCGCGATCGGGATGCTGGTCGCCTACAGCGATCAGGTCGTCGCGGGCTGGAGCTTCGCGCTAGCGATCGTGGCGGGTATCTGCTCTATCGCCGGGATCCACCTCTACGGCGCTGCGGACGCGTAA
- a CDS encoding nitrilase-related carbon-nitrogen hydrolase, translating into MRLALAQLRVEGGDVDANVDRARTAVAEAAADGADLVALPEVFNVGYFAFESYARAAESVAGPTVSALAESAREHDVGVLAGSIVEDLAASRADGVDTPAAEGLANAAVFLDRGGERRAVYRKHHLFGYGSAEQELLTPGEAVPTVEFDEHTVGVTTCYDLRFPSLYRDLVDAGATMVLVPSAWPYPRVEHWRLFPRARAVENLLYVGAVNGVGRFDDADLLGRSAIYDPWGTTLSSAGDEAAVVTADVDADRVAEVRSEFPALEDRRR; encoded by the coding sequence GTGAGGCTCGCGCTCGCCCAGCTGCGGGTCGAGGGCGGAGACGTGGACGCCAACGTCGACCGCGCGCGGACGGCCGTCGCCGAGGCCGCCGCCGACGGCGCGGATCTCGTCGCGCTCCCGGAGGTCTTCAACGTCGGTTACTTCGCGTTCGAGAGCTACGCCCGCGCCGCCGAGAGCGTCGCCGGGCCGACGGTCTCCGCGCTCGCCGAGAGCGCGCGCGAGCACGACGTGGGCGTCCTCGCGGGGAGTATCGTCGAGGACCTGGCGGCCTCCCGGGCGGACGGCGTCGACACGCCCGCCGCGGAGGGGCTCGCGAACGCCGCCGTCTTCCTCGACCGCGGGGGCGAGCGCCGGGCGGTGTACCGCAAACACCACCTCTTCGGCTACGGCTCGGCGGAACAGGAGTTGCTGACGCCCGGCGAGGCCGTCCCGACCGTCGAGTTCGACGAGCACACCGTCGGCGTGACGACCTGCTACGACCTGCGGTTCCCGTCGCTGTATCGCGACCTCGTGGACGCCGGGGCGACGATGGTCCTCGTCCCGAGCGCGTGGCCCTACCCCCGCGTCGAGCACTGGCGGCTGTTCCCGCGAGCGCGGGCCGTCGAAAATCTGCTGTACGTCGGCGCCGTCAACGGCGTCGGGCGCTTCGACGACGCCGACCTGCTGGGGCGGTCGGCGATATACGACCCGTGGGGGACGACGCTTTCGAGCGCCGGCGACGAGGCCGCCGTCGTGACCGCCGACGTCGACGCCGACCGGGTCGCCGAGGTCCGGTCGGAGTTCCCCGCGCTCGAAGACCGCCGTCGATAG
- a CDS encoding chorismate mutase — MSQDESTYAEEMNLDELRDEIQAIDREIVELIAQRTYVADTIAEVKDEQGLPTTDEEQEQAVMDRAGENAEQFDVDSNLVKAIFRLLIELNKVEQRENR, encoded by the coding sequence ATGAGTCAAGACGAATCCACATACGCGGAGGAGATGAACCTCGACGAACTGCGCGACGAGATACAGGCGATCGACCGGGAGATCGTCGAGCTGATCGCCCAGCGGACCTACGTCGCCGACACCATCGCGGAGGTCAAAGACGAACAGGGCCTCCCGACGACCGACGAGGAACAGGAGCAGGCCGTCATGGACCGGGCCGGCGAGAACGCCGAGCAGTTCGACGTGGACTCGAACCTCGTCAAGGCCATCTTCCGGTTGCTCATCGAGCTGAACAAGGTCGAGCAGCGCGAGAACCGCTGA
- a CDS encoding AAA family ATPase — MGSGDAIEVSVEGANKRDAGRGIARVPERVRSELGVLSGDPLVIKGERATVAKAWPETGDGAYIRIDADTRANAGVNIGDTVTVEQTSVREADGLTVRLAQTVGLDDAQQESAVRRALLDRPLREGEQVHIDGVGAFAVSGTDPGGAVRVTDETDITVLPPIDGTPTGGATGGGSTSTGSGAAGSAGGASGAGGSTGTTASGTTAESTPDESASRTGVSYEDIGGLDDELDQVREMIELPLSNPDLFTRLGISPPRGVLLHGPPGTGKTLIARAVANEVDAYFDVISGPEVVSKYKGESEERLREAFDHAEANAPAIIFVDEIDAIAGERDEDSDMENRVVAQLLTLLDGLEDRGQVIVIGATNRVDSIDPALRRGGRFDREIEIGVPDETGRREILDVHTRGMPLAEDVDLDRVAGRTHGFVGADLHTLTTEAAMHALRRTRDEPEVTREDLEAALRTVEPSAMREYVAESPTVTFDDVGGLAEAKSTLEQAVEWPLEYGPLFTATNTDPPSGVLLYGPPGTGKTLLARAVAGESGVNFIRVAGPELMDRYVGESEKAVREVFDRARQTAPAIVFFDEIDGIAGGRMDGNEVTERVVSQLLTEMDSAAENPNVVVVAATNRRDMLDDALLRPGRLEQHVEVPNPDKAGRRAILDVHTEGKPLGDDVDLDELAGETDGLSGAQIESLVRAASMRAISEVAAGVDPEAANERADDVVIGRDDFEHALERVAAD; from the coding sequence ATGGGAAGCGGCGACGCCATCGAGGTCTCCGTCGAAGGAGCGAACAAGCGCGACGCCGGCCGCGGCATCGCGCGGGTCCCCGAGCGAGTCCGGTCCGAACTGGGGGTGCTGAGCGGCGACCCCCTCGTCATCAAGGGCGAGCGGGCGACCGTCGCGAAGGCCTGGCCCGAGACCGGCGACGGCGCCTACATCCGCATCGACGCCGACACGCGCGCCAACGCCGGGGTGAACATCGGCGACACCGTCACCGTCGAACAGACCTCCGTCCGCGAGGCCGACGGCCTCACCGTCCGGCTGGCCCAGACCGTCGGGCTGGACGACGCCCAGCAGGAGTCGGCGGTCCGACGCGCCCTCCTCGACCGCCCGCTGCGGGAGGGCGAACAGGTCCACATCGACGGCGTCGGCGCCTTCGCCGTCTCCGGGACCGATCCGGGAGGGGCGGTCCGGGTGACCGACGAGACCGATATCACTGTCCTCCCGCCGATAGACGGGACGCCGACCGGTGGCGCGACCGGCGGGGGCAGTACGAGCACCGGTAGCGGTGCCGCGGGTTCGGCAGGCGGCGCCAGCGGGGCAGGCGGCTCGACCGGAACGACCGCGAGCGGCACCACCGCCGAGTCGACGCCCGACGAGTCCGCCTCGCGCACGGGCGTCTCCTACGAGGACATCGGCGGACTGGACGACGAACTCGACCAGGTGCGGGAGATGATCGAGCTCCCGCTGTCGAACCCCGACCTGTTCACCCGGCTGGGGATCTCGCCGCCGCGGGGCGTGTTGCTGCACGGCCCGCCGGGGACGGGGAAGACGCTCATCGCCCGCGCGGTCGCCAACGAGGTCGACGCCTACTTCGACGTGATCTCCGGGCCCGAGGTCGTCTCGAAGTACAAGGGCGAGAGCGAGGAGCGACTGCGCGAGGCGTTCGACCACGCCGAGGCCAACGCCCCGGCGATCATCTTCGTCGACGAGATCGACGCCATCGCCGGCGAGCGCGACGAGGACTCGGACATGGAGAACCGCGTCGTCGCGCAACTGCTCACCCTGCTCGACGGGCTGGAGGACCGCGGACAGGTCATCGTCATCGGCGCCACGAACAGGGTCGACAGCATCGACCCGGCGCTCCGGCGGGGCGGTCGCTTCGACCGGGAGATCGAGATCGGCGTCCCGGACGAGACCGGACGCCGCGAGATCCTCGACGTACACACCCGCGGGATGCCGCTGGCCGAGGACGTGGACCTCGATAGGGTGGCCGGCCGGACCCACGGGTTCGTCGGCGCGGACCTGCACACACTCACTACTGAAGCCGCGATGCACGCCCTCCGGCGGACCCGGGACGAGCCGGAGGTCACCAGGGAGGACCTCGAAGCGGCGCTCCGAACCGTGGAACCCTCGGCGATGCGCGAGTACGTCGCCGAGTCCCCCACTGTGACCTTCGACGACGTGGGCGGGCTGGCGGAGGCGAAATCGACGCTCGAACAGGCCGTCGAGTGGCCCCTAGAGTACGGCCCGCTCTTTACCGCGACCAACACCGACCCGCCCTCGGGCGTCCTGCTGTACGGCCCGCCGGGGACGGGCAAAACCCTGCTCGCTCGCGCCGTGGCCGGCGAGAGCGGCGTGAACTTCATCCGCGTCGCGGGGCCCGAGCTGATGGATCGCTACGTCGGCGAGAGCGAGAAAGCCGTTCGAGAGGTGTTCGACCGCGCCCGCCAGACCGCGCCGGCGATCGTCTTCTTCGACGAAATCGACGGCATCGCCGGCGGTCGCATGGACGGCAACGAGGTGACCGAGCGCGTCGTCTCGCAACTCCTGACCGAGATGGACAGCGCCGCCGAGAACCCCAACGTCGTCGTCGTCGCGGCGACGAACCGGCGGGACATGCTCGACGACGCGCTCCTGCGACCCGGCCGACTGGAGCAGCACGTCGAGGTCCCGAACCCCGACAAGGCGGGTCGGCGGGCGATTCTGGACGTACACACCGAGGGCAAGCCCCTGGGCGACGACGTGGATCTGGACGAACTCGCGGGCGAGACCGATGGACTGTCCGGGGCGCAGATCGAGTCGCTGGTCCGCGCGGCGTCGATGCGGGCCATCAGCGAGGTCGCCGCCGGCGTCGACCCCGAGGCGGCCAACGAACGAGCCGACGACGTGGTGATCGGGCGCGACGACTTCGAACACGCGCTGGAGCGGGTCGCGGCCGACTGA
- a CDS encoding shikimate kinase: MEGEAVAPAAGTVLNALANGKGSAFAIDEYTTSTVELDAGADGVTGRVAEDPDADTELIERCVAAVTDRFGAGEGGRVRTESDVPMASGLKSSSAAANATVLATLDALDAAEEISREDACRIGVQAARDAGVTVTGAFDDASASMLGGVTVTDNVDDELLAREERDWSVLVWTPPERSFSADADVDSCRRVAPMADLVADLALDGEFGRAMTVNGLAFCAALDFPTDPVVEAMPVVHGVSLSGTGPSFTAVGERDDLEALRDRWGEREGRTWLTTTQTEGTRIP, encoded by the coding sequence ATGGAAGGAGAGGCAGTCGCCCCCGCGGCGGGGACGGTGCTGAACGCCCTCGCGAACGGCAAGGGGTCGGCGTTCGCCATCGACGAGTACACCACTTCGACGGTGGAACTCGACGCCGGCGCCGACGGCGTGACCGGTCGGGTCGCCGAGGACCCCGACGCCGATACCGAGTTGATCGAGCGCTGCGTCGCCGCGGTCACCGACCGCTTCGGAGCGGGCGAGGGCGGGCGCGTCCGCACCGAGAGCGACGTGCCGATGGCCTCGGGCCTGAAGAGTTCCAGCGCCGCCGCCAACGCGACCGTGCTGGCGACGCTGGACGCGCTCGACGCCGCCGAAGAGATATCCCGCGAGGACGCCTGCCGCATCGGCGTCCAGGCCGCCAGGGACGCGGGCGTCACGGTGACGGGCGCGTTCGACGACGCCAGCGCGAGCATGCTCGGCGGCGTCACCGTCACCGACAACGTCGACGACGAACTGCTCGCCCGGGAGGAACGGGACTGGTCGGTCCTTGTGTGGACGCCGCCCGAGCGGTCGTTCTCGGCGGACGCCGACGTGGACAGCTGCCGGCGGGTCGCGCCGATGGCCGACCTCGTTGCCGACCTCGCCCTCGACGGCGAGTTCGGCCGCGCGATGACGGTCAACGGGCTGGCCTTCTGCGCCGCGCTCGACTTCCCGACCGACCCCGTGGTGGAAGCGATGCCGGTCGTCCACGGCGTCTCGCTGTCGGGCACCGGGCCGAGCTTCACCGCCGTGGGCGAGCGCGACGACCTCGAAGCGCTGCGCGACCGCTGGGGCGAGCGCGAGGGTCGCACCTGGCTGACCACGACACAGACGGAGGGCACACGGATCCCATGA
- a CDS encoding DUF4349 domain-containing protein — translation MGRKAAILVVVLIALAGCASMGSGDSANQEGADLQASGGDGGDGGGDGSSGAGGSGGDGGSGGSDAADAEFGASDDGDGAGQSAAAQVDRALIKTGEVTVEVENYSVAERAVSDRAGALGGYVSESNVQLHNRENRTWRTGYVEVRVPSANFTALYEGAQSEGTVLSADSNTEDVTDQLVDLTARLENLRAQRDRLRSLYDSANTTDDLLDVGEQLSEVQGEIERLEAQQRSLRDRVSFSTVRVELREPEPDAVAPAEPTPFHEQSPVAVFASSVGGFVTFARTVFVAGVAAVPWVLGLGVPALLVVGAGRRVGVKRRLPFVGGRSDSPRPSDDRDDAGEGLRTEFESDDGGGSDESSGRSDAGDGESADRSGEE, via the coding sequence ATGGGACGAAAAGCGGCGATTCTGGTGGTCGTACTGATCGCTCTCGCGGGCTGTGCGAGCATGGGGTCGGGCGATTCGGCAAACCAGGAGGGCGCGGACCTCCAGGCGAGCGGCGGCGACGGCGGTGACGGTGGGGGTGACGGGAGCAGTGGCGCCGGAGGTAGCGGCGGTGACGGCGGATCCGGCGGTAGTGACGCCGCGGACGCCGAGTTCGGCGCGAGCGACGACGGCGACGGAGCCGGGCAGAGCGCGGCCGCGCAGGTGGATCGGGCGCTGATCAAGACCGGCGAGGTCACCGTCGAGGTCGAGAACTACTCGGTCGCCGAGCGCGCGGTCTCTGACCGCGCGGGGGCCCTCGGCGGCTACGTCTCCGAGTCGAACGTGCAACTTCACAACCGGGAGAACCGGACCTGGCGGACCGGCTACGTCGAGGTGCGGGTTCCCTCGGCCAACTTCACGGCGCTGTACGAGGGCGCCCAGAGCGAGGGGACGGTGCTGTCGGCCGACTCGAACACGGAGGACGTGACCGACCAGCTGGTCGACCTGACGGCTCGGCTGGAGAACCTCCGCGCCCAGCGCGACCGGCTGCGGTCGCTGTACGACTCGGCCAACACGACCGATGATCTCCTCGATGTCGGTGAGCAGCTCTCCGAAGTCCAGGGCGAGATCGAGCGGCTCGAAGCCCAGCAGCGGTCGCTGCGAGACAGGGTGAGCTTCTCGACGGTCCGGGTCGAGTTGCGTGAGCCGGAGCCCGACGCGGTCGCGCCCGCGGAGCCGACGCCGTTCCACGAGCAGTCGCCCGTCGCGGTGTTCGCCTCGTCGGTCGGCGGCTTCGTGACGTTCGCTCGGACCGTCTTCGTCGCCGGGGTCGCGGCGGTCCCGTGGGTCCTCGGGCTCGGCGTGCCCGCCCTCCTCGTCGTCGGTGCTGGCCGACGGGTGGGTGTCAAGCGGCGACTACCGTTCGTCGGCGGCCGGTCGGACTCGCCGCGTCCGTCCGACGACCGGGACGACGCGGGCGAGGGCCTGCGAACCGAGTTCGAGTCGGACGACGGCGGCGGTTCGGACGAGTCGTCCGGGCGATCGGACGCCGGCGACGGTGAGTCGGCGGACCGATCCGGCGAGGAGTGA
- a CDS encoding TIGR00266 family protein yields MEYELENRPSYAVASVTLSPGEELTTEAGAMVSHTETIRMETGIGDADEGFLESIKDSVLGDESLFRNRFTTEGGDGVVQIAATTPGDMTARELDGDSVYVQSGAYEAAGSGVELDTDVGGLDTLFGGEGLFLLKASGTGPLFLSAFGGIQEHEVGAGEVFTVDSGHVVAWDASMDYNTERIGGMKETLFSDEGLVMRFTGPGTVLLQTRNYGDFVSDLASRLPSSNSGDGGADVEVGGDI; encoded by the coding sequence ATGGAGTACGAACTCGAGAACCGGCCGTCGTACGCGGTCGCTTCGGTCACGCTCTCGCCGGGCGAGGAACTCACGACGGAGGCCGGTGCGATGGTCTCGCACACGGAGACGATCCGGATGGAGACGGGGATCGGCGACGCCGACGAGGGATTCCTCGAGTCGATCAAAGACTCCGTGCTCGGCGACGAGTCGCTGTTTCGGAACCGGTTCACCACCGAGGGCGGTGACGGCGTCGTCCAGATCGCAGCGACGACGCCGGGAGACATGACCGCCCGTGAGCTCGACGGCGACAGCGTCTACGTGCAATCGGGCGCCTACGAGGCCGCCGGGTCGGGCGTCGAGCTCGACACCGACGTGGGCGGCCTGGACACGCTGTTCGGCGGCGAAGGACTGTTCCTGCTGAAAGCCTCGGGGACGGGACCGCTCTTCCTGTCAGCGTTCGGCGGCATCCAGGAGCACGAGGTCGGCGCCGGTGAGGTGTTCACCGTCGACTCGGGCCACGTCGTCGCCTGGGACGCGTCGATGGACTACAACACCGAACGGATCGGCGGGATGAAGGAGACGCTGTTTAGCGACGAGGGACTGGTCATGCGGTTCACCGGGCCGGGGACGGTGCTGCTACAGACCCGCAACTACGGCGACTTCGTCAGCGACCTCGCCTCCCGGCTCCCCTCTAGCAACTCAGGCGACGGCGGTGCCGACGTCGAGGTTGGCGGCGACATCTGA
- a CDS encoding HalX domain-containing protein has product MATASGPPGQTGTGEETDVGQADDGAGPTVAVFDGSTRAALHRRWLPDTVRVVCARSVGEAREIVDRTTAVALVRHELSEPKRSAIADLLDGRTNRARTVLTTSGHEPVSDPVVDEDACLCEPIDSESLRQVVGRQLAMASYGRLLAEYYECTTRLSSREVELSADERDDDERYRRLESRRSDLAAGIKTLQKRLSAEEVRSVLFDIAPPEYERVAAERKPATGGKYRPDGCRSCGRDWNVNPDGSPAGYRRLGAFVWECTDCGTLHDRSDPANQRIARRR; this is encoded by the coding sequence ATGGCTACAGCATCAGGGCCGCCGGGTCAGACGGGAACGGGCGAAGAGACCGACGTGGGGCAAGCCGACGACGGTGCCGGACCGACGGTCGCGGTGTTCGACGGGTCGACGCGGGCGGCGCTGCATCGCCGGTGGCTCCCCGACACCGTGCGGGTCGTCTGTGCGCGGTCGGTCGGTGAGGCCAGGGAGATAGTCGACCGGACGACGGCGGTCGCGCTCGTGCGCCACGAGCTATCGGAGCCGAAACGCTCGGCGATAGCCGACCTGCTGGACGGTCGAACGAACCGCGCTCGGACCGTGCTCACGACCAGCGGCCACGAGCCGGTCAGCGACCCCGTCGTCGACGAGGACGCCTGTCTCTGTGAACCGATCGACAGCGAATCGCTCCGGCAGGTGGTCGGCCGACAGCTCGCGATGGCCTCCTACGGTCGACTGCTCGCCGAGTACTACGAGTGTACGACCCGGCTGTCGTCCAGAGAGGTCGAACTCAGCGCGGACGAACGGGACGACGACGAGCGGTATCGCCGTCTGGAGTCGCGTCGGTCGGACCTGGCCGCCGGGATCAAGACGCTTCAGAAGCGGCTCTCGGCCGAGGAGGTGCGGTCGGTGCTGTTCGACATCGCGCCCCCTGAGTACGAACGCGTGGCCGCCGAGCGGAAGCCGGCGACCGGCGGCAAGTACCGTCCCGACGGCTGCCGGTCCTGCGGACGCGACTGGAACGTCAACCCCGACGGCTCGCCCGCCGGCTACCGCCGGCTGGGCGCGTTCGTCTGGGAGTGTACCGACTGCGGGACCCTCCACGACCGCTCGGACCCCGCCAACCAGCGGATCGCCCGCCGTCGGTGA